In Sphaeramia orbicularis chromosome 15, fSphaOr1.1, whole genome shotgun sequence, a single genomic region encodes these proteins:
- the LOC115434583 gene encoding E3 ubiquitin-protein ligase TRIM39-like — MAAAGWVRSEDQFLCSICLDVFTDPVSTSCGHTFCKSCIWEHWGVNVAYQCPMCQEVFDTKPQLKINVFISEMVAQFRHEAQHEPNIYSSDQQAAEPGEVPCDVCTEPKLKALKSCLVCLTSYCQTHLEPHLIRSGLKRHQLIHPVENLEDRICRKHDKPLELFCKTDHTCICQHCTYSDHKGHDVTPLKEEHEEQKAELEKTVAEIQQMIQKRRLKIAEIQWSVRLSKNAADRETAEGVEVYTALMESVQKSLDQFLEEIQEKQRSTEKQAEDFIKELEQEICELEKRSTEVEQLSGSEDHLHFVQRFTCIKAAPSMKTWTKVSVRPPSYEGTVERAVSELEDKLRKDMKKKKVFEAELMRVQWYEVDVTLDPGTAHPNLILSDDGKQVHDGDEKKNLPDKPQRFSDCCCILAKQSFSSGRFYFEVQVEGKTDWYLGVARESINRKGQIALRPQDGHWTIGLINGNEYLVCADPLVPLSVQSGLQKVGVFVDYEEGLVSFYDVGSSVLIYSFIGCCFNDQLLPFFDPGLNDGGLNSAPLIITPVRH, encoded by the coding sequence ATGGCTGCTGCTGGTTGGGTCCGATCTGAAGATCAGTTcctgtgttccatctgtctggatgtcttcactgatccagtcaGCACATCATGTGGACACACCTTCTGCAAATCCTGCATCTGGGAACACTGGGGGGTTAATGTTGCATATCAGTGTCCCATGTGTCAAGAGGTTTTTGACACAAAACCTCAGCTGAAAATCAACGTGTTCATCTCAGAGATGGTGGCTCAGTTCAGACATGAAGCTCAACATGAACCAAACATCTACAGCTCAGACCAACAAGCTGCCGAACCAGGAGAAGTTCCCTGTGACGTCTGCACTGAACccaaactgaaggccctgaagtcctgcctggtgtgtctgACCTCCTACTGTCAAACTCATCTGGAACCTCATCTGATACGTTCAGGACTGAAAAGACATCAGCTGATCCaccctgtggagaacctggaaGACAGGATATGTAGGAAACATGACAAAcctctggagctgttctgtaaaacCGACCACACATGTATCTGTCAACACTGCACCTACTCAGACCACAAAGGTCATGATGTTACTCCTCTGAaagaagaacatgaagaacaAAAGGCAGAGCTGGAGAAGACAGTCGCTGAAATTCAGCAGATGATCCAGAAGAGACGACTGAAGATTGCAGAGATCCAATGGTCAGTGAGGCTCAGTAAGAACgctgcagacagagagacagcagAAGGTGTGGAGGTCTACACTGCTCTGATGGAGTCTGTTCAGAAAAGCCTGGACCAGTTCTTAGAGGAGATCCAAGAAAAGCAGAGGAGCACCgagaaacaggctgaagacttcatcaaagagctggaacaggaaatctgtgagctggagaagagaagcactgaggtggagcagctctcaggctctgaagaccacctccactttgtccagaggttcacatgtataaaagctgctccatccatgaagacctggaccAAGGTCAGCGTCCGTCCACCATCATATGAGGGGACTGTGGAGAGAGCTGTGTCTGAGCTGGAGGACAAACTCAGAAAagacatgaagaagaaaaaggtGTTTGAAGCTGAGCTGATGAGAGTCCAATGGTATGAGGTGGATGTGACTCTGGATCCAGGTACAGCACATCCTAAcctcatcctgtctgatgatggaAAACAGGTTCATGATGGTGATGAAAAGAAGAACCTTCCAGACAAACCACAGAGATTCTCTGACTGTTGTTGCATCTTAGCGaagcagagtttctcttcaggcaggtttTACTTCGAGGTTCAGGTCGAAGGAAAGACTGACTGGTATTTAGGAGTGGCCAGAGAGTCCATCAACAGGAAAGGACAGATCGCACTGAGGCCTCAGGACGGACACTGGACCATTGGTTTGATCAATGGAAATGAGTACCTAGTTTGTGCTGATCCTCTTGTCCCTCTGTCTGTGCAGTCTGGTCTtcagaaggtgggggtgtttgtggattatgaggagggtctggtctccttttaCGACGTAGGTTCTTCAGTTCTCATCTACTCCTTCATTGGCTGCTGCTTCAATGATCAACTCCTCCCATTCTTTGATCCAGGTCTGAATGATGGAGGTCTaaactctgctcctctgatcatcactcctgtcAGACACTGA